A portion of the uncultured Bacteroides sp. genome contains these proteins:
- a CDS encoding ammonium transporter, whose protein sequence is MDRYKKHSIAKLWIAGALMMAFFFATSALAQDSAAVDSAAVASTVTEAAVAAPAEKAPDTVGDLVLGLNTVWMLVAAALVFFMQPGFALVEAGFTRSKNTANILMKNFVDFLIGSLLYWAIGFGLMFGVGSFVGMPHFFDLSFYKGSLPAEGFLIFQTVFCATAATIVSGAMAERTKFSMYIVYTIFISAVIYPVSGHWTWGGGWLMDASEGSFMMNLFGTTFHDFAGSTVVHSVGGWIALVGAAMLGPRIGKYSKEGKSRAIPGHSLTMAALGVFILWFGWFGFNPGSQLAAAGEADRFAISHVFLTTNLAACAGGVLALAVSWMKFGKPSLSLTLNGILAGLVGITAGCDAVSALSSVIIGAICGVVMIYSVEFIEKVLKIDDPVGASSVHGVCGCLGTIMTGLFATNGGLFFGGGAALLGAQVFGALVVGAWAAGMGFILFKILDVVHGLRVPARIEEEGLDVYEHGESAYN, encoded by the coding sequence ATGGATAGATATAAGAAACATAGCATTGCGAAACTGTGGATAGCAGGTGCCTTGATGATGGCATTCTTTTTCGCAACCAGTGCATTGGCACAAGATTCTGCAGCCGTAGACAGTGCAGCTGTAGCATCAACCGTAACCGAAGCAGCTGTAGCTGCTCCTGCCGAAAAAGCTCCTGATACTGTCGGAGATCTTGTTTTAGGATTAAACACCGTTTGGATGTTAGTGGCTGCTGCACTTGTATTCTTTATGCAACCGGGATTTGCTTTAGTGGAAGCAGGTTTTACCCGTTCTAAAAATACAGCGAATATTTTAATGAAGAATTTCGTTGACTTTCTAATTGGCTCACTTCTTTATTGGGCCATCGGATTCGGCCTAATGTTTGGTGTAGGAAGCTTTGTTGGAATGCCCCATTTCTTTGATCTATCTTTTTATAAAGGTAGTCTGCCTGCGGAAGGATTCCTTATTTTCCAAACTGTATTCTGCGCAACAGCTGCAACAATCGTATCAGGAGCAATGGCTGAACGTACAAAATTTTCTATGTACATTGTATACACAATCTTTATTAGTGCGGTAATCTATCCCGTTTCAGGTCACTGGACATGGGGCGGAGGCTGGTTGATGGATGCTTCTGAAGGGAGTTTCATGATGAATCTTTTCGGAACAACTTTCCATGATTTTGCCGGATCAACCGTTGTTCACTCTGTTGGTGGATGGATAGCCTTAGTTGGCGCAGCAATGTTAGGTCCACGCATTGGAAAATATAGTAAAGAAGGAAAATCAAGAGCAATACCGGGACATAGTTTAACCATGGCAGCTTTAGGAGTATTTATTTTATGGTTTGGATGGTTCGGATTCAACCCTGGATCACAACTAGCTGCTGCAGGTGAAGCTGACCGTTTTGCTATCTCACACGTATTCCTAACAACAAACTTAGCAGCATGCGCTGGTGGCGTATTAGCATTAGCTGTCAGTTGGATGAAATTTGGAAAACCATCACTTTCTCTAACCCTAAATGGTATTTTAGCCGGCTTGGTAGGAATCACTGCCGGGTGCGATGCCGTATCTGCACTAAGCTCAGTTATCATTGGTGCTATTTGTGGAGTAGTGATGATTTATTCTGTTGAATTTATCGAGAAAGTCCTTAAAATTGATGATCCTGTTGGGGCTTCTTCCGTACATGGTGTTTGTGGCTGCTTAGGAACTATAATGACCGGTCTTTTTGCCACTAACGGAGGTTTGTTTTTTGGTGGTGGTGCCGCACTGCTAGGCGCACAAGTTTTTGGCGCACTCGTTGTCGGTGCTTGGGCTGCCGGAATGGGCTTTATTCTATTTAAAATTCTTGATGTCGTTCACGGGCTTCGCGTTCCTGCTCGCATCGAAGAAGAAGGACTCGATGTCTATGAACATGGCGAATCTGCTTATAACTAA
- a CDS encoding P-II family nitrogen regulator, translated as MKKIEAIIRKTKFEEVKDALLEADIEWFSYYDVRGVGKARQGRIYRGVVYDTSYIERTLISIVVRDKNTEKTVQAILQSAQTGEIGDGRIFVIPIEDSIRIRTGERGDIALYNAEQEK; from the coding sequence ATGAAAAAAATTGAAGCGATTATCCGTAAAACTAAGTTCGAAGAGGTGAAAGACGCACTCCTCGAGGCGGACATTGAATGGTTCTCTTACTATGATGTAAGAGGCGTGGGAAAAGCAAGACAAGGCCGTATCTACCGTGGTGTAGTATATGACACTAGCTACATTGAAAGAACTCTTATTTCTATTGTTGTTCGCGACAAGAATACTGAAAAAACTGTGCAGGCTATTCTTCAATCAGCTCAGACTGGCGAGATAGGTGATGGACGAATCTTCGTTATACCAATTGAAGATTCTATTCGTATCCGTACAGGAGAACGAGGTGACATTGCCCTCTATAATGCTGAACAAGAAAAATAA
- a CDS encoding LL-diaminopimelate aminotransferase, with the protein MALVNEHYLKLPGSYLFSDIAKKVNTFKITHPKQDIIRMGIGDVTRPLPKACIEAMHKAVEELASKNTFRGYGPEQGYDFLIEAIIKNDYASRGIHLSPTEVFVSDGAKSDTGNIGDILRHDNSVGVTDPIYPVYIDSNVMSGRAGTLEENGKWSNVVYIPCTSENDFIPQIPDKRIDVLYLCYPNNPTGTTLSKEELKKWVNYALANDTLILFDAAYEAYIQNPDIPHSIYEIKGAKKCAIEFRSFSKTAGFTGVRCGYTVVPKELTAATLAGDRIPLNRLWNRRQCTKFNGTSYITQRGAEAIYSPEGKAQAKETIDYYMANAKIMREGLEATGLKVYGGVDAPYLWIKTPNDASSWRFFDQMLYEANVVGTPGVGFGPSGEGYIRLTAFGERENCIEAMRRLRNWIK; encoded by the coding sequence ATGGCATTAGTTAATGAGCATTATTTAAAACTTCCGGGAAGCTATTTATTCTCGGACATTGCAAAAAAGGTCAACACATTTAAAATCACACATCCGAAACAAGATATCATACGCATGGGAATTGGGGACGTAACGCGTCCATTACCAAAAGCTTGTATAGAGGCCATGCATAAAGCTGTTGAGGAGTTGGCCAGCAAAAATACATTCCGTGGATACGGACCAGAACAAGGATATGATTTTCTAATAGAAGCTATTATAAAGAACGATTATGCATCTCGTGGCATTCACCTTAGCCCAACAGAGGTATTCGTTAGTGATGGCGCAAAAAGCGATACAGGCAACATTGGCGATATCCTTCGCCATGATAACAGTGTTGGAGTAACCGATCCAATATATCCTGTCTATATTGACAGCAATGTGATGAGCGGGCGTGCCGGAACATTAGAAGAAAATGGGAAATGGAGTAATGTGGTATATATACCTTGCACTAGCGAAAATGATTTTATACCTCAAATCCCCGATAAGAGAATTGACGTTCTTTATCTTTGTTATCCAAACAATCCTACAGGAACGACATTGTCTAAAGAGGAATTAAAAAAATGGGTGAATTACGCATTGGCTAACGACACACTTATTTTGTTTGATGCAGCATACGAGGCATATATTCAAAATCCGGATATTCCACATTCTATATACGAGATAAAAGGAGCTAAAAAATGCGCTATTGAGTTTCGTAGTTTTTCTAAAACAGCAGGGTTCACAGGAGTTCGTTGTGGATATACGGTTGTGCCGAAAGAACTAACAGCAGCTACTCTTGCAGGAGATCGAATTCCACTGAATCGCTTATGGAACAGACGTCAATGTACTAAGTTTAATGGAACATCTTACATTACACAGCGTGGTGCCGAAGCAATTTACAGCCCGGAGGGGAAAGCACAAGCAAAGGAGACCATAGACTACTATATGGCGAATGCCAAAATAATGAGAGAGGGACTTGAGGCCACAGGATTGAAAGTTTATGGAGGGGTTGATGCTCCTTATCTTTGGATAAAAACACCCAATGATGCAAGTTCATGGCGATTCTTTGACCAAATGCTTTACGAAGCCAACGTAGTGGGAACACCTGGTGTAGGGTTTGGACCTAGTGGCGAAGGGTATATCCGCCTTACAGCATTTGGAGAACGCGAAAATTGTATTGAAGCCATGCGACGATTGCGAAATTGGATAAAATAA
- the dapF gene encoding diaminopimelate epimerase, translating to MTRKIKFTKMHGAGNDYIYVDTTKYPILNPEQVSIKWSKPHIGIGSDGLVLIGKSNIADFSMRIFNADGSEAMMCGNASRCIGKYIYESDLSEKSEISLETLSGIKILKLKIKDETVTAVTVDMGTPALELVDFEGEGKKEMISQPINVDQKTIIATAISMGNPHLVIFVEDINSINLSEIGPKLENLPIFPDRINVEFAQILNDKEIRMRVWERGSGITQACGTGACATAVAAIINNKAGRKTDIIMDGGALTIEWEEQSGHVLMTGPATKVFDGEIEIDD from the coding sequence ATGACAAGAAAGATAAAGTTCACTAAGATGCATGGAGCGGGCAATGACTACATATATGTAGATACGACTAAATATCCCATCCTAAATCCTGAACAAGTATCAATAAAATGGAGTAAACCACATATAGGAATCGGTAGCGATGGGCTCGTTTTAATAGGCAAATCAAATATAGCAGATTTCAGCATGCGTATTTTTAACGCTGATGGCTCGGAAGCGATGATGTGTGGCAATGCAAGCCGTTGCATTGGAAAATACATATATGAATCAGACCTATCTGAAAAGTCTGAAATATCTTTAGAAACTCTTTCTGGTATTAAAATATTAAAACTTAAGATCAAGGATGAAACGGTAACTGCTGTTACTGTAGATATGGGTACACCTGCTCTGGAACTTGTAGACTTTGAAGGAGAAGGAAAAAAAGAAATGATATCTCAACCTATCAACGTTGATCAAAAAACGATTATTGCCACAGCCATATCAATGGGGAATCCTCATCTGGTAATCTTCGTTGAAGATATTAATAGTATTAACCTATCTGAAATAGGGCCAAAATTAGAAAATCTTCCAATCTTTCCCGATCGCATCAATGTAGAATTTGCTCAAATCTTAAACGATAAAGAGATACGAATGCGAGTTTGGGAACGTGGATCGGGCATTACTCAAGCCTGTGGAACCGGTGCTTGTGCTACAGCTGTAGCTGCAATCATCAATAATAAAGCTGGGCGAAAGACGGATATAATCATGGATGGTGGGGCACTAACAATTGAGTGGGAAGAGCAATCCGGACATGTATTAATGACAGGACCAGCCACCAAAGTATTCGATGGAGAAATAGAAATAGACGACTGA
- a CDS encoding glycerophosphodiester phosphodiesterase family protein: MKIEKIIFIASLFIVTHNAMAQTQAIAHRGFWKTDGSAENSLTSLIKADSVGCYGSEFDVWLAEDNELVVNHDSSYQGKSMEKTPSTELVTLKLKNGENLPTLEQYLKRGKTLKTHLILELKAHSTPERETEAVKRIIKMVKSMGLANRIEYISFSLHAIKEFIRLAPAGTPIFYLEGNLSPQQLKEIGATGADYHLSIFRKNPDWIAECHKLGLKTNVWTVNKSEDFEWLISNKVDYITTNEPVLLQKTLKSK; the protein is encoded by the coding sequence ATGAAGATTGAAAAAATTATTTTTATTGCATCGTTATTCATTGTAACTCATAATGCAATGGCGCAGACTCAAGCAATAGCCCATCGTGGATTCTGGAAAACAGATGGTTCTGCAGAGAACAGCCTTACTTCTCTTATCAAGGCCGACTCAGTAGGTTGCTATGGTAGTGAATTTGATGTATGGCTTGCAGAAGATAATGAGTTAGTGGTAAATCATGACTCCTCCTATCAAGGTAAAAGCATGGAAAAAACTCCTTCTACAGAACTTGTAACGTTAAAACTCAAAAACGGAGAAAACCTACCAACTTTAGAGCAATATCTCAAAAGAGGAAAAACACTCAAGACTCACCTTATTTTGGAGTTGAAAGCACATAGCACTCCAGAACGCGAAACCGAAGCCGTGAAAAGAATCATCAAAATGGTAAAAAGTATGGGACTCGCTAATAGAATAGAATATATCAGCTTTTCCCTACATGCGATTAAAGAATTTATTCGTCTAGCTCCGGCAGGCACTCCTATTTTTTATCTGGAAGGAAATCTCTCTCCTCAACAACTAAAAGAAATTGGAGCTACCGGTGCAGATTATCATTTAAGCATTTTTAGAAAAAATCCGGATTGGATAGCAGAATGCCACAAATTAGGTCTAAAAACAAACGTTTGGACAGTAAACAAGAGCGAAGACTTTGAGTGGCTTATAAGCAATAAGGTGGATTACATCACAACAAATGAGCCTGTATTATTGCAAAAAACGTTGAAAAGCAAATAA
- the asnB gene encoding asparagine synthase B: protein MCGIAGIFNIKEQNKELRQKALKMAQKIRHRGPDWSGIYVGPTAILTHERLSIVDPQSGGQPLYSPDKKLILAVNGEIYNHRDIRAKYAGKYDFQTGSDCEVILALYKDKGIDFLEDLSGIFAFALYDEDKDAFLIARDPIGVIPLYIGKDSDGKVYCASELKALEGFCEEYEPFLPGHYYWSEEGVMKPWYKRDWAEFDAVKNNDAKVSDVHDALEDAVQRQLMSDVPYGVLLSGGLDSSVISAIAKKYAAKRVETDGASEAWWPQLHSFAIGLKDAPDLSKAREVADYIGTVHHEINYTVQEGLDAIRDVIYFIETYDVTTVRASTPMYLLARVIKSMGIKMVLSGEGADEIFGGYLYFHKAPDAKSFHEETVRKIKKLHLYDCLRANKSLAAWGVEGRVPFLDKEFLDVAMRINPEAKMAPGKVIEKKIVREAFADVLPASVAWRQKEQFSDGVGYNWIDTLKEVTSSAVSDEQMAQADDRFPINTPRSKEEYYYRSIFEEHFPSQSAARSVPSVPSVACSTAEALAWDASFKDINEPSGRAVKGVHTEAY, encoded by the coding sequence ATGTGTGGAATAGCAGGAATATTTAATATAAAAGAACAGAATAAAGAGCTAAGACAGAAGGCTCTTAAAATGGCACAAAAAATACGTCATCGCGGTCCCGATTGGAGTGGAATTTATGTAGGCCCTACAGCAATACTTACTCACGAGCGTTTATCAATAGTTGATCCTCAAAGTGGTGGACAACCATTATATTCGCCAGATAAAAAGCTAATTCTTGCTGTGAATGGTGAAATCTACAATCATCGTGATATTCGTGCAAAATATGCAGGAAAATATGATTTTCAAACAGGATCAGACTGCGAAGTTATATTAGCTCTTTACAAAGATAAAGGGATTGACTTCCTTGAAGATTTAAGTGGCATTTTTGCATTTGCACTGTATGATGAAGACAAAGATGCATTTCTTATTGCCCGCGATCCTATCGGAGTAATACCGTTATATATAGGTAAAGACTCAGATGGAAAAGTTTATTGCGCCAGCGAATTAAAAGCTCTTGAAGGCTTTTGCGAAGAATATGAACCTTTCTTGCCGGGACATTATTATTGGAGCGAAGAAGGTGTGATGAAACCTTGGTATAAGCGAGACTGGGCAGAGTTCGATGCTGTTAAAAACAACGATGCTAAAGTTAGCGATGTTCACGATGCATTAGAAGATGCTGTTCAGAGACAGTTAATGAGTGATGTACCCTACGGAGTCTTGTTGAGTGGCGGACTTGATAGCAGTGTTATCTCTGCTATTGCAAAAAAATATGCCGCAAAACGAGTTGAAACCGACGGAGCAAGTGAAGCATGGTGGCCACAATTGCACTCTTTTGCTATAGGACTGAAAGATGCCCCTGATTTATCTAAAGCTCGTGAAGTTGCCGATTACATTGGAACAGTTCATCATGAGATCAATTATACTGTCCAAGAAGGTCTTGATGCTATTCGCGACGTTATTTATTTTATAGAAACGTATGATGTAACAACTGTGCGTGCATCAACCCCAATGTATCTTTTAGCTCGCGTTATTAAATCCATGGGTATCAAAATGGTACTTAGTGGGGAGGGTGCTGATGAAATATTTGGAGGATATTTATATTTCCATAAGGCACCTGATGCAAAGTCTTTTCATGAAGAGACCGTACGCAAAATAAAGAAATTACATCTTTACGATTGCCTCAGAGCAAACAAAAGTTTAGCTGCTTGGGGAGTTGAAGGACGTGTCCCATTCTTGGATAAAGAATTTCTGGATGTGGCTATGAGAATTAATCCGGAAGCTAAAATGGCTCCTGGAAAAGTAATCGAAAAAAAGATCGTTCGCGAAGCATTTGCTGATGTACTTCCGGCTAGTGTAGCTTGGAGACAAAAAGAGCAGTTCAGTGACGGAGTAGGTTATAATTGGATTGATACTTTAAAAGAAGTTACTTCTAGTGCCGTAAGCGATGAACAGATGGCTCAAGCAGATGATCGATTTCCCATCAATACTCCACGAAGTAAAGAAGAGTATTATTACAGAAGTATTTTCGAAGAACACTTCCCGAGCCAAAGTGCCGCACGCTCAGTGCCTAGCGTTCCAAGTGTAGCATGTTCTACTGCTGAAGCCTTAGCATGGGATGCTTCATTTAAAGACATCAATGAACCATCAGGACGAGCTGTAAAGGGTGTGCATACTGAAGCATATTAA
- a CDS encoding glutamate synthase subunit beta, whose amino-acid sequence MGDPKAFLKIQRQEAGYRPIHERITDFGEVEQTLNTNDRRLQASRCMDCGIPFCHWACPVANKQPEWQDALYRGNWKEAYDILSSTCDFPEFTGRICPAPCEKSCVLKLSSDEPVTIRENEASIVEAAFREGYIKAIVPKRNGKKIAVIGAGPAGLTAANRLNHKGYLVTLFDKAEAPGGLLRYGIPNFKLNKNIIDRRMRILEEEGILFEMGIEIDLQKLPVGFDGYCFCIGAETPRDLTIPGRELKGIHFALEILSQQNRILEGATFPKDKLINAKGKKVLVIGGGDTGSDCIGTSVRQGAESVTQIEIMPQPPVGHNDATPWPQWPLVLKTSTSHEEGCTRRWSLTSNQFIGKNGKVSGVEVEEVEWIPSTNGGRSTMKPTGKTEIIEADLVLLAMGFLKPEIPQFPKNVFLAGDFVSGPSLVVRAMADAKIMVSKVDAFFKK is encoded by the coding sequence ATGGGAGATCCTAAAGCTTTTCTAAAAATACAGAGACAAGAGGCTGGTTATCGGCCTATCCACGAAAGAATAACGGATTTTGGCGAAGTTGAACAAACTTTGAATACAAATGATCGCAGGCTACAAGCTTCACGTTGTATGGACTGCGGCATACCATTCTGTCATTGGGCTTGTCCGGTTGCTAACAAGCAACCAGAATGGCAAGATGCACTATATAGAGGAAATTGGAAAGAGGCTTATGACATACTTTCTTCAACATGTGATTTCCCTGAATTTACAGGGCGGATATGTCCGGCACCTTGTGAAAAAAGTTGTGTGCTCAAGTTATCTTCTGATGAACCCGTTACTATTCGCGAAAATGAAGCTTCTATTGTAGAAGCTGCTTTTCGTGAAGGATATATAAAGGCAATAGTCCCTAAGAGAAACGGCAAGAAGATTGCGGTTATTGGTGCTGGCCCTGCTGGCCTGACTGCTGCAAACAGATTGAATCACAAAGGGTATCTAGTGACTTTATTTGATAAAGCAGAAGCTCCGGGAGGTTTGTTGCGCTATGGCATTCCGAACTTCAAATTGAATAAGAATATTATTGATCGCCGTATGAGAATCTTGGAGGAAGAAGGTATACTATTTGAGATGGGTATTGAAATAGACCTCCAAAAGCTACCGGTAGGATTTGATGGATATTGTTTTTGCATTGGAGCAGAAACACCAAGAGACTTAACTATTCCGGGACGTGAATTAAAAGGCATTCACTTTGCACTTGAAATCTTGAGCCAGCAAAACCGTATTTTGGAAGGTGCAACTTTCCCAAAGGATAAGCTAATCAATGCCAAAGGTAAAAAAGTGTTGGTGATTGGTGGTGGAGATACAGGCTCTGATTGCATTGGTACAAGCGTTCGTCAAGGAGCTGAGAGTGTTACTCAGATTGAAATCATGCCACAACCGCCGGTTGGACACAACGATGCTACACCTTGGCCACAATGGCCTTTAGTACTAAAAACCAGTACTAGTCATGAAGAAGGATGTACTCGCCGTTGGAGTCTTACTTCCAACCAATTCATTGGAAAAAATGGAAAAGTATCAGGTGTTGAAGTAGAAGAAGTAGAATGGATACCATCTACGAATGGAGGACGTTCTACAATGAAGCCAACTGGAAAAACTGAAATTATTGAAGCTGATTTGGTATTACTAGCTATGGGATTTCTGAAACCGGAAATTCCTCAATTTCCCAAAAATGTTTTCTTAGCCGGAGATTTTGTAAGCGGGCCTAGCCTCGTAGTAAGAGCTATGGCTGATGCTAAGATTATGGTTAGCAAAGTTGATGCATTTTTTAAGAAATAA